ACAAATGAATCAGCTACTGTTGTTTGTGCTGTCAAGTATTGGCCTTGATTACTGATCACAACTCTCATAATATACACAGACATGTAGCCAGGGGTCTCTTTGTAAGGGGGTGGGGTTTggaacagagagagtgtgtgtgtgtgagggggtatGTTTATGGAagagtacagtagtgtgtgtgtgtgtgtgtgtgtgtgtgtttgtgtgtgtgtgtgtgtgtgtgtgtttgtgtgtgtgtgtgtgtgtgtgtgtgtttgtgtgtgtgtgtgtgtgtgtgtgtttgtgtgtgtgtgtgtgtgtgtgtgtgtgtgtgtgtgtgtgtgtgtgtgtgtgtgtgtgtgtgtgtgtgtgtgtgtgtgtgtgtgtgtagtttaggCCTATGAGATTAAGGGGGAAGGGGGGTAGATCGGGCCACATTGAAATGCATGTACCCATTCTTCGCTAATTAAAGTACCTCCTGAAATGCCATAATAACCGTTAATTAGGGGACCTGCTTTTTTTCAAACGTAATTAGCTCATTAGCCACTACATTGGTGCGGTGTATCTAGCTAATTATTGAAGAGCTACTTGTGACTGGAGTGTAAATGACACCATTACCAGGTCCAGCAAAACAGGCCCAGTAGAAACAGGCCCAGCAGAAACAGGCCCAGTAGAAACAGGCCCAGTAGTAACAGGCCCAGTAGAAACAGGTCCAGCAGAAAGAGGTCCAGTAGTAACAGGCCCAGCAGAAACAGGCCCAGCAGAAACAGGCCCAGCAGAAACAGGCCCAGCAGAAACAGGCCCAGTAGTAACAGGTCCAGCAGAAACAGGCCCAGTAGAAACAGGCCCAGTAGTAACAGGCCCAGTAGTAACAGGTCCAGCAGAAACAGGCCCAGTAGAAACAGGCCCAGCAGAAACAGGCCCAGTAGTAACAGGCCCAGCAGAAACAGGTCCAGCAGAAACAGGCCCAGTAGAAACAGGCCCAGTAGTAACAGGTCCAGCAGAAACAGGCCCAGTAGAAACAGGCCCAGCAGAAACAGGCCCAGCAGAAACAGGCCCAGTAGTAACAGGCCCAGCAGAAACAGGTCCAGCAGAAACAGGCCCAGTAGAAACAGGCCCAGCAGAAACAGGCCCAGCAGAAACAGGCCCAGCAGAAACAGGTCCAGTAGAAACAGGCCCAGCAGAAAACAGGCCCAGTAGAAACAGGCCCAGCAGAAACAGGCCCAGTAGAAACAGGCCCAGCAGAAACAGGCCCAGCAGAAACAGGTCCAGCAGAAACAGGCCCAGCAGAAACAGTTCATAGTTCCCAGAGCAGACTGGGCTCTTTCTGCTCCCCCCCTTCCCCACTGGTGCTAACCTATCCCAGGCCACCACCTCTACTGTGTGTCTCTATACTGCTGGGAGGCTGTGTATCTCTATACTGCTGGGAGGCTGTGTGTCTCTATACTGCTAGGAGGCTGTGTGTCTCTATACTGCTGGGAGCCTGTATGTCTCTATACTGCTGGGAGGCTGTGTGTCTCTATACTGCTGGGAGGCTGTGTGTCTCTATACTGCTGGGAGGCTGTGTGTCTCTATACTGCTGGGAGGCTGTGTGTCTATGTACTGCTGGGAGGCTGTGTGTATCTACTGCTGGGAGGCTGTGTGTCTCTATACTGCTGGGAGGCTGTGTGTCTCTATACTGCTGGGAGGCTGTGTGTCTCTATACTGCTGGGAGGCTGTGTGTCTCTATACTGCTGGGAGGCTGTGTGTCTCTATACCGCTGGTAGGCTGTGTGTATCTACTGCTGGGAGGCTGTGTGTCT
The genomic region above belongs to Oncorhynchus kisutch isolate 150728-3 unplaced genomic scaffold, Okis_V2 scaffold210, whole genome shotgun sequence and contains:
- the LOC116360710 gene encoding cytochrome c oxidase subunit 3-like, with the protein product MNCFCWACFCWTCFCWACFCWACFYWACFCWACFYWACFLLGLFLLDLFLLGLFLLGLFLLGLFLLGLFLLDLFLLGLLLLGLFLLGLFLLGLFLLGLFLLDLLLLGLFLLGLFLLDLFLLGLLLLGLFLLGLFLLGLFLLDLLLLGLLLLGLFLLGLFLLDLLLLGLFLLGLFLLGLFLLGLFLLGLLLLDLFLLDLFLLGLLLLGLFLLGLFLLGLFLLGLFCWTW